Genomic window (uncultured Hyphomonas sp.):
CCTGTCGGCACTTCCGGATCAGCTGCGCGAACAGCACCGCAATGCGGCTTTTCTCGAGAGCGAGGCAAGAAATTACACGAAGGGTCAGGAACAACTGGCAAAGAAGCGGGCGGAACTCGCGAAGCGACGACTCAAGAAATTGCCTGATGGCTTGAGTAGTGTGCCATTAGGACAGTTATATGAACCGGATGCTGATGTTCATTGGCCCCGGAACGTTTCTGGCGATGTTGGGGTGGCACTCGACGAAGCAAAGGACGGGTGGGTCATCCTGAATTATTGGGCCAGCTGGTGCGCCCCTTGTGTCCATGAGCTTCCGGAAATGGGTGAGGCTGTTCCGCTTTATGCGGAGAAGGGCATTACCCTAATCGCCGTCAATGTTGATCCGATGCAGAATGATACGGAAGACGCCGTGGGCGACCTTTTCGCCCGTAAGCAGGTGGAGGGCCTGACACCATACATTGCAGACAGGGCAGGCGTGGATGCCTTCCTGGATGCGAGTGGTCAGTCGGTTTTCGAAATGTCATTGCC
Coding sequences:
- a CDS encoding redoxin domain-containing protein; amino-acid sequence: MTRVSWAWTGIALVTGIAFGVFIGLRIGPGGNPNLVDLSALPDQLREQHRNAAFLESEARNYTKGQEQLAKKRAELAKRRLKKLPDGLSSVPLGQLYEPDADVHWPRNVSGDVGVALDEAKDGWVILNYWASWCAPCVHELPEMGEAVPLYAEKGITLIAVNVDPMQNDTEDAVGDLFARKQVEGLTPYIADRAGVDAFLDASGQSVFEMSLPTNIIFAPGGVPYAVFEGGITTEERVWTAPATLKYLDEISGVN